The genomic interval AAACGAATGTAAATATGTTTTGATAATAATTGATGCATACTCAAAATATTGTCTGTTGTATTCACTTTGTAAGCAAGATGCAAATGAACTGAAACACGCTGTATCTAATGCAATTTCATTGTTTGGATGTCCTAAGTTATTGGTATGTGATAGAGGCCGTATGTTTGAGAGcgctagttttaagtcttacGCTTCTGAGATAGGTAGCCAACTACACTTTATAACGCCTGAAATACACAACGAGAATGGACAAGTGGAACGCTACTGTCGCACCGTCCTCAATATGTTAAGGATTGAGGCCACAAAAACTGAGACACCGCGGTCGGACTCACTCGGGCGTTTGCAGCTAACTCTCAACTGTACTAAACAAAAGACAACGCAAACGTCACCCTTACATCTCCTAATTGGCATTGAAGCGGCTACACCGGTGATAAGGTCACTCATACGTGACGTGGCGTTGGATAACACACGTCCAAATCGTGAAGGTTTGCGAGAGTTGCAGAGGCAGCGTGCGTCTGAACTGCTGGAGATGAATAGAGAGAGGCATGATgcatatgtaaataaaaatcgCAAACCAGCACGCCTCTTTAAACTTAACGATATGGTCTTTGTCACAAAGTGTTCACAGATGTCTGGCAAGCTGGACTCAGGGATGCGAGGGCCTTATCGGGTAAAGAAGGTTTTGCCCCATGGCTGTTACGAACTGCAACTGCTTAGTGGTTCATACGGCAAGATAACTCAGGCTGCTGCTGAGCACATGGTTATTTGGCGAGGAGAGTGGACCCCTGAGTCCTGTGCAACTTTCTTCGATTGTAAGTAATCTTTAACTTATTGAAGTTGAGATTCGATTGACATCAAGTGGTGGTGTCTCATTGTGTGTATTCCCAGTATGCGTATGTTAgagatgtatgtatgtatgtacgatGTGTGAATACATGTTCATGATAATGATATGTGGATGTAGATGTGTGTTGTATGAGATAAATGTGTGCGAGTGAAATAAATGTGTAATTAGGACTAGGTGATGTATGTAAGAATTTTACATAAGTGAAGGGAATGTTGAACATGCTAACATGGTGCCTCTGTTCGGGATATGCAAACATGGTGCCCCTATCCACATGTGTTTTGGTGTTGAGCGTGGCTCCGCCAGTGATAAGACATATGGCGTTGAGATGTTCTCCGTCAGTGAACATGCAAACATGGTGCCTCTGTTCGGGGTATGCTAACTCGTACGCTGCCCATATTAATATTCTGAAATGTGACAAGACtgacaaaaacataataaaatgacTTATCCACTGACTGTTGACTGCTTGCTTATGCTAGCTTGAGTGTTTGTTTAAAGCCCaagtcatatatttttattttgttacagcAATGGAAGAAGACATTGCAGACAGTGAAGCTCAGCGTTGTGAGCAACAGGGTCCATCCAGGGAAAACGCCAACCAGCCAACAGAAGCCGTACCAGTGGAAGTCATCCCGGAGAGTCCAGCCAGCTGCCATGACGTCTGAACATACGTGACACACATCAAGGAAGTGTTCGAGGACGAACACCTGTCAGGAGAGGCCGTGTTAGCGGTGTCCGCCACCCCGAGGGCATCACTAGCCGCGCGCCTATAAAAGCGGAGTGAGAGGTTGCGCCGCCCTCTTTCCCGATCCAGCCGTCGAAGCGTTAGCACTGTTCAGCTCGTATCTAGTGTAGCTAGGTTATTTAGTGATAGGTTCTAGTTGTGTTTAGCGTGGTTTAGTTTTgtgatttagttgtgtaaattattgttgataaatgattaattaagtttgtaaatattaattgattAAAGGTTGTAGGTGTCCTgtgcttgttttttttattttaaaagttaggCTATCCCTAAttgtatatataagtattaataattacttatacaaaaggctaaaagcattttgtaccagccaacctataggagagaatatgagaaaaataataagactTTAATCTTTGATTGCCATTATCTGTAGCTTTATTAAGTGGTAAAGGGACCTAattactacctatatttttttagtatttgtgataattcatagaatttattagttctatcaataaataaaatatacatgcaTTACAATGTGTTTAATTCATTAACTTACAATTTGCACACTGAGGGAATGTGTATGCTTTCGGTTAAAATATTCTTCCTCATTCTGCGAGGGCCTCAGGCCAAAACCCACaccaatcaaataaatatcactaaTACAAGCTTACTATAAAGGAAAATTACGAATTCGGTAAAGATGGAAACGTATCTCGTAGGGACGGCTGTCCGGCAGAAAAATGGCTTGAAGATCTTGGAGAGATGCGTACAAGGTCAATTTCACTTTTAGCAGTATTTTCTGAAAACGATCTAACAATTTCACCCTTTTCTTCGAAAGTTTAAAATCGCTAAAACGTCAAAATATGACAGATAAGCGATATCAAAAAGTTCAACAAAAATGACATGAATCGCGTCATTCTCCTTTCCGTTCATTCATTTTGCGATCTCGAAACGATCTTACTATGTAGCTTGTTTTTAGTGCCATGTGAATCGCAATTTCATAGCTCGTTcgtaaaaatctgaaaacgagatgaaaacgaagttgttttttgtgacACGAATCACCCTCCAGcgatatgtaaacaatgttcgacttgggctttAAACCTagatttatcgataaatgaagcgttggtactgataaaaaatgaattattacaatttgtacaatgttacatacccgtcatagacgctgcacgagcgtaaacatcctccaaattcgataaaatgtgtccagcttcatgttccgctaaacattgtatataaactcgataaataacttccctagcttgactacgaatatttttcttcttcttcctaattgcaaacaggcgtaaatagttgtttttatctagattatcctaataattaaataagaaaattgaaaaaacaccGAACCGCCAACtgccataaacaattgttatgacttttatgtttcttttctaatggtgccaggctcctgaaaattttagttcctcaaacattaatttcatgaattaatagtttcactgtatgtatatgtacttacttatctacTAGGTAAAAAAGAAGCAATCATTCTTACTGCGCAGTGGGTATATATAGAAAATCAATTAATACTATCTTAATAAATGTCTAtcgataaaaataacaattaatttTTGATAAACTTTACTGTACCACTCTTAGTGTAGTCTTTGAAAATGGAGGTCCTTGTGCTACTGCCATGGCTATTTGTTATTATAACCGCTCAGGTATAATAGTTCTTTtaatatacatagatagataaatatagaatattctttatttgtacacaatataatatataatataagtaatactaGGTTTTTTTGTGGGAATTTGAGGATTAAAAGTAGCCATAGTTTGTTAAAACAGATACCTACcagaattttaaattatagtatAATAGTTTAAATTGCAattgacggccgaatggcgtagtggttagtgaccctgactactgagccgatggcccgggttcgattcccggctggggcagatatttgtttaatcacagatatttgttctcgggtcttggatgtgcccgttaaatggcaataggcccgcctcctattacattgggactaacataacactctggcgaaaagtgggtgcagcaatgcacctctgcctaccccgcaagggagtacattagtacaaggcgtgagtgcgtgtgtttagTTCAAATTGATCTTTTCAGGATACATTATACAGCGTGGATCAACTATTACAAAGAGGAATCAGCAGTGGCGACGGAGTTTCTACATATGCAGTGGATGACGATGACGGCGCGATCCAATCCAACGAGGGCCTGAATGCGAACCTTGAGGAACAACAGcaaaaaaaactgcaaaaCCTTGGAACTATGTTTTTACGGGTAACACTATCATTTTCCATCCTTACATAATAGGGTAAAACTGCCAGTTATTGGCCATCGTTAGTTACTGGCCactataaacttaaaaatcataaaataaggaATGAGGCATCACCTACCatctgtgttttttaatagaaCTTTGTTATCTAACTGACTTTGATTTTAGTACAATTTTTTTCCACTATGAAAAAAAGCGCCATACTATGCCGCCTTTTTCTGACAGTTGGCGGTCGGACTTCCGCGTGTACGCTTCAGAGTAACGTATTTCTTAACGAAACACATTTCTTCAAAATTGACATTATTGGTGATTGAACGCAATTTAAGTGATTTCTTTAGCATATTTATATGGTGTTAATGGTAAGTTTTatgaatatattatagtttcaTGCAATTACCTTTGGGAAGGTGAGTTTTTGGAGGTGGCCAAtaattgaatcaatatatTGCAAATTTTCTGATACTGGCCGCCTATgccaataactaaataaaaatgcaagtACTCTATTTAGATGAAAATCGACTGTtttcacaatatttataagttgtagTATCGTGTGGCAAAATATCAcgcatttttatcaataaaattcagtTACTGGCATAGGTGGCCAGTATTTAGTGGTGATGTGGCCAATATCCGACCGATGTATTTTGTTACAGTGCGCAAACCATCATCAACGGGATGCCACCTAAACGAAGGCAGTATTCTTCAGATGTCTTAAATAAAGCCttcaaattcataaaagacaagaCAAGACATAAGACAatagaaaatagttttcagaaattcaacaatattttattgaaggaTATCGATCGACGAACCGTCTTGCCTAAAAGCTCGACGAGTTTCAGCCCCCAGAGCAAgctgagtttcgaaaagactTTAGTACAAAAGATctacacagtaaggcagattatacagaagaccgaagagtataataagcctctgtatctagcctttgaagactatgagaaagccttcgTCTCCATCGAGACGGGCAGTTTTGGACTTCTTGGAGAGATGCTAAATCGACTGTCGCTATATCGGGGTGTTGAGGTGTCTATACAATGctgctactatgactgtccaagtataGGACCACAAGAAAAGACCTATCCAAAGGCAACGaggagtgagacagggagatgtgaTATCTCAGAAACTGAAGACCGATGCATTataagatgtctttaagacgttggactagAACGGacacatgtcacacctccgctgcGCAGACGACATCGTCAATATGGCAGAATGTCTGCCgaaactcagctggatgctaagtggcctaaatgctgcttcccaacCTGTATGCATCCCTcaaagcctgaagacaaaagtctagTCAACCACTGCACCCTGcacagtgatgacgtatggtgcagactggtgcaccgatttaaagtgcacatgctatggagagagctatatgcttggggttgctctgatagatcgtatcagaaatagggttatctgtcaaagaactaaggttaccgacatatagctgtcaaaatgtgtTTAGATAAAATGGCAGTCAGattctgccgaagaaccgataaccgttgggtaAGACGAGCTCTCGTatagagaccacgaacagacaAAAGCaccgtgggacgccctcctgcccgctggaccgacgatcttaggcgggtagctggtagtggctggatgaggaaggccgaggacgaggaccgagtgttatgtttgggagaggcctatgtccagcagtggatgagtattggctgatgatgattctatgacgatgaataaaatacgCACGTACAGCGTCGGTAGATCTTGATTTGCTTGATTGGTTGTATGTAAAGTACGCAGGAacggtgtttattaagtaattatataattatgtatataaaaaacatgtaattgaaaatgttatattcctagtattttattcttagaaagttgattgttttttttgtttttgaagtTTAGCCGTggttaatattattctgcaaCTGATTttaatatagtttttattaaaggAGACAACattaatttctattttttagaggttttaagcttttttataaaattatttcctgTGGCCAATAACCAGCCTATGGATGGCCGGTAAGTGATTTTTTTGGCCAATAACTGCAATTTCTCACAGGtttgcaataacatatatttttttaacggttatagttttctaaataaattattgatttactgcgaGGCAAAAGTAGCTTTTCTAGATTACATTCATACACCATCTGTCAATTTTGGTTTAATCTGTATGAAATAATTCAGCTTTGAAGTGGCCAATCCGCTTAGTTGGCCAATAACTGGCAGTTTTACCCTAatttccccacatatttatttataattgaaaTGCTCAATTGCTCAAAACTGTAATACCAGAAAGGGTAGTCAGGGGTGACTTGCAAGCGCAACACGGTTTTCGCTATTACCTACATTCATTTTTACTCACAGGATAGGTCGCGAGCTTTTTGAGaatgatttattaaattataataagtacctattatatttatattgtattgtagtaTGGTAATATATATTGTTCTTAGTTATAAAAACCTTAAATGTTTTCAGATGGCACAAGCAGCAGGATTacgggaaaataaaataaaacgccCCCCTTATACCCCCACAAATCCGGTGAGTTATCGCTAAACatcaaaattacattttcagTTTATAAGAAAATCATATTATGTCATATTCGTAGCTCATTCGaaggctgttgcaaaagtcAGGCGAACAACCAAATTTCTgtaaacaatcaaaaaacgcTTACTTTTCTATACTATTCAAAACTGTTCCTGGGTCATCCCTTCTCCTTATACCGCCTTTGCAACAACCTTCCTACGAATACTGCAAAATAGCACGAGTATTACCATTGTACTTCTTACTTGAGTATTTCTTTATTTCCGTGGCATAACTGATACCACTAGGCACCgtagcgtccgtagtcgagctggcttcagtaatcgtaatTGATAACTGAGTtgaagcaacaactggcacggtcagccattagATGGGTGActgatttcaagtggttcttttctggacgcttccgtgcttcggacggcacgttaagccgtgggtcccggttgctgcttcggcagcagtcgttaagcctagtcagaggccttcgggcggcttgaaaacatctgacagtcgggttgcccacttacttgacaactctcagcacaagcttgcttgtgttggggtcctcCAACCGATGAACTGATACTACTTGAACTGTTCCAGCATGGCGGTCCAGTGCAGATGTACACGGTGTCCGGGGGACCGCTGCTGCCGGGACAACTCATCGTGTCCGACTTCGACACTAGAAGGGGGGAAGAGGTCGACGTCGACACTAGAAGCGGGGGAGAGGTCGACGCCGACACTAAGGGGGAGCTATTGATCGACTTTGATCCTAGAAGGGAGATAATAGATGCTTCTCCTCCGACTAAAAAGCCTAAACGCAGGCCCTATATGATGATAAAATTGCAAGGATACGTTTATTTTGCATAATTCAAAACTCCtttataagttaaaatttCCTCAAAGTAACATTAAAACTCCAAACCCCAATTTGTGTTAAgtatttgaatttttaataatattgttaacaATCTATAGCTAcgttttaataacaaaatatcggtacaataaataaaaaaaacactcttAAATTATATGTCGGTAAACACGGTTAAATTATAgtattgcaaaaaatattgacTTAAACTACATCATTCTGTTCATCCCATCCTTATTGTCACCCTTGTCTTTATCTAGAGACTTATCAACATCTGCAGTTCCGTTGCAATACTTCACAACCCCATTATCTGGTTTGCTCGTCCCATTTTGCGCTGGAGCGATCATGAGCAAGTTGTTTCCATTCCTGTCAGTTGTCAAGTTCCTTAACGGCAGGGGATGGCGCCATCTTGGGAAATAGTAAGAGCTTCTGAGGAACCTATAGTGCTCCATTTTGTTTTGGACCACTCGACTTTGGTAGCGTCTGAAGAGCGAACCATCTTCATTTTTCTCGTTGCCGAATTTCGGAAAGTCGTTAGCGCCTTCGAGGAAGATTTTCGGTTTTGGACCTTCATCATCATTGCAATAAGGTCGTTTGTACTTCCTGCGTAGGTTCTGCGATGGGCTAAGAGGTGATTCGCATTTGATTGCTAAGGAGTTGTTCTCTTTGTTAGTGGAGATGGAATGCGCTTTCTGCCACTCGAGCACCTCGCATAGAAGACCGATGTATCTGTAATAAGAATATACATaatgaacataattatatgggCAAAGGGAAGATTATGTCTGCCAGAAAAGATGTGACAGTCGTTGGGGTGGACATAGATAAAAACCTATTATAGTTGTAAGAAAAGTCTGATAAAAAAAAGCGGCGCTATAACCCTGTGTCAGACACAGTTCTCATTCACATAGCCACAaaaagttaggttaggttatattaatttaattgtatcttCCTGCGATTGCCTGAGATTTCGGGTTTCTATTCAATATCCACTCTTagcttttgtttataaatatacctgcCTCTCTGAACAAGATACTGAGGTTTGTTCGAAGGTAGTCTTTGTGTTTGTTACCAACCTTGGTCTTAGAAAGGAGAGCAACAGCAGCGTCACAAAACTCCAGAGTTTACTTACCTGTTGTAGTCGACAACTATCTTTTGTATGTCTGACCTATGTTATCCAAATccaaactaatattataaatgcgaaagtaactgtgtctgtctgtctgttactctttcacgccaaaactgatgaacagatttgaatgaaatttggtatacatacggtcaagaccctgggaaagaacataggctactttttatccccgaattcccacaggaaaacttttaaggcgaagcgaaacgcgcgggaacagctagtatataatattataaatgcgaaaataactgtgtctgtctgtctgtctatctgtctgttactctttcacaccaaaactactgaacggatttgaatgaaatttggtatacatatggtatagaccctcccgggaacagctagtgttcaataaagtcatattctattctatggtACTCGTACCTGATGGCGACCCTCAATATCTCGCTCTTAGACAGCTTCTTGTCGGGCGGGTGCGTGGGCACGAGTCTCCGGAGCTCGGCGAAGGCTCCACTCACGTTCTGCTGGCGCCAGCGCTCGCGGCAGTTGGAGAACAACTTGCGGGGCGCTCGGAGAGGCAGGCCGGGGGGTAGGTCCGACTGGGGACGGGAAAGGATTAGTTGAAGATCTTCCATATCGTACTAATATGAAGGACGAGTCGTGTCAACTGAGTGTTTGATTGCAGTTGAAATGCGGTCCGTCTAAACGCGAAAGTTTTTGAGTATAGATGTTTGGTACTCTTTCATGGGAAAACGGCTGGGgaaattttgatgaaatttggtatgtagGCAGCTGACACCGTTTTTCTTTTCAACATTcctatgaaatgaaatatgggTCTGGATCTTGGGCTGCAAGATCTTCCCTCACCATTCCCACAACTATTGCCTCAATCTCCACAAAACGTCACTACGTTGTCTTTGGACGTCGACACTAGAATTTGGGGAGCGGTCGACATCGACACTAAGAGGGAGGGAATGGTCGACTTCAACACATGGATGGGGGAGAGGCTAATATTTAAACTAGAAGGCAAGAAGAGGTCGACTTTGACACTAGAACACTTGGCCAGTAAATCCAGCCACAATGGTAGTTCCTCATCTGTGCCCGCATCTGTCTCTCGTCATCACTGTCCTGGAAACTCGGGTCGTCGCTGAGCATCTCGCTGTCCGGCTCCTCTTCCGAACACGAGTCCGGCTCTGACGTCATCGCCACTGCCACTGGGGGGAGAAGAGGGGAATAAAAcagaatgttattttattcaaagcaTGGAAGTAGACATAAAGCCCTCTTTTGAAATATGCCAGACGGTACTATCCGATactcctataaaataaaataaaaaatgcttatttgAAACTACCCTAAGTTAAGAAATAAAGAGTTACAGAATgggaatttagtaagtaaacaaaaaatataacttcaagtatcaaaatgttatggtttgactcaacttaaACCAGCCCAAACCTACAACCAGcgatatgtaaacaatgttcgacttgggctttAAACCTagatttatcgataaatgaagcgttggtactgataaaaaatgaattattacaatttgtacaatgttacatacccgtcatagacgctgcacgagcgtaaacatcctccaaattcgataaaatgtgtccagcttcatgttccgctaaacattgtatataaactcgataaataacttccctagcttgactacaaatatttttcttcttcttccttatTGCAAACAAGCGAAAATACctagttgtttttatctagattatcctaataattaaataagaaaatttaaaaaaacagcgAACCGCCAACtgccataaacaattgttatgacttttatgtttcttttctaatggtgccaggctcctgaaaattttagttcctcaaacattaatttcatgaattaatagtttcactgtatgtatatgtacttacttatctacTAGGTAAAAAAGAAGCAATCATTCTTACTGCGCAGTGGGTATATATAGAAAATCAATTAATACTATCTTAATAAATGtctatcaataaaaataacaattaatttTTGATAAACTTTACTGTACCACTCTTAGTGTAGTCTTTGAAAATGGAGGTCCTTGTGCTACTGCTATGGCTATTTGTTATTGTAACTGCCCAGGTATAATAGTTCTTTtaatatacatagatagataagtatagaatattctttatttgtacacaatataatatataatataagtaatactaGGTTTTTTAGTGGGAATGTGAGGATACAAAGTAGCCATAGTTTGTTAAAACAGATACcagaattttaaattatagtatAAGTAGTTCAAATTGATCTTTTCAGGATACATTATACAGCGTGGATCAACTATTACAAAGAGGAATCAGCAGTGGCGACGGAGTTTCTACATATGCAGTGGATGGCGATGACGGCGCGATCCAATCCAACGATGGCCTGAATGCGAACCTTGAGGAACAACAGCAAAAAAACCTGCAAAACCTTGGAACTATGTTTTTACGGGTAACACTATCATTTTCCAtccttacataataatttccccacatatttatttattattgatatGCTCAATTTCTCAAAACTGTAATACCCGAAAGGGTAGTCaggggtgactcgcaagcgcaCACGGTTTTCGCTATAACCTACATTCATTTTTACTCACAGGATAGGTCGCGAGCTTTTTGAGaatgatttattaaattataataagtacctattatatttatattgtattgtagtactgtaatatatattgtacttagttataaaaacCTAAAATGTTTTCAGATGGCACAAGCAGCAGGATTacgggaaaataaaataaaacgccCCCCTTATCCCCCCACGAATCCGGTGAGTTATCGCTAAACATCAACATTACATTTTCAGTTTGTAAGAAAatcatattatgtaatatcCGTAGCTCCTTTGAAGGCTGTAGCAAAAGTCAGAAGAACAACCAAATTTCCGTGAACATCAAAAAACGCTTATATTTCTATACTATTCAAAACTGTTCCTGGGTCACCCCTTTCTCCTTACACcgcttttgcaacaacctgctTATGAATACTGCAAAATAGCTAGAGTATTGCCATTGTAATTCTTATTTGAGTATTTCTTTATTTCCGTGGCATAACTGATACCACTAGGCACCgtagcgtccgtagtcgagctggcttcagtgatcgtaactgataaCTGAGTtgaagcaacaactggcacggtcagccattagATGGGTGActgatttcaagtggttcttttctggacgcttccgtgcttcggacggcacgttaagccgtgggtcccggttgctgcttcggcagcagtcgttaaacctggtcagaggccttcgggcggcttgaaaacatctgacagtcgggttgcccacttacttGACAACTCTCAggacaagcttgcttgtgttggggtcctcCAACCGATGAACTGATACCACTTGAACTGTTCCAGCATGGCGGTCCAGTGCAGATGTACACGGTGTCCGGGGGACCGCTGCTGCCGGGACAACTCATCGTGTCCGACTTCGACACTAGAAGGGGGGAAGAGGTCGACGTCGACACTAGAAGCGGGGGAGAGGTCGACTTTGATCCTAGAAGGACGATAATAGATGCTTCTTCGCCGACTGAAAAGCCTAAACGCAGGCCCTATATGAAGTTAAAATTGCAAGGATACGTTTACAGAATGCAAGGATAAGATTAGTCAATAAAAATGCGATAATTCAAAACTCCTATATAAGTTAAAATTTCCTCAAAGTAACATTAAAACTCCAAACCCCAATTTGTGTTTAgtatttgaatttttaataatattgttaacaATCTATAGCTAcgttttaataacaaaatatcggtacaataaataaaaaaacactcttaaattatttatttattattattatttatttattatttattattacaaaatacttacacCACTATTACAGAACTATTCTAATGCAGTAGTGCAGTGAAACAGACAactataaactataaaaaacttaactaattacataatacagcCAATGTTACTTTTGTGAACTCATTCAGGGAAACGGTGAA from Plutella xylostella chromosome 28, ilPluXylo3.1, whole genome shotgun sequence carries:
- the LOC125490921 gene encoding uncharacterized protein LOC125490921 isoform X1, with amino-acid sequence MEVLVLLPWLFVIITAQDTLYSVDQLLQRGISSGDGVSTYAVDDDDGAIQSNEGLNANLEEQQQKKLQNLGTMFLRMAQAAGLRENKIKRPPYTPTNPHGGPVQMYTVSGGPLLPGQLIVSDFDTRRGEEVDVDTRSGGEVDADTKGELLIDFDPRREIIDASPPTKKPKRRPYMMIKLQGYVYFA
- the LOC125490917 gene encoding uncharacterized protein LOC125490917 yields the protein MTVAVAMTSEPDSCSEEEPDSEMLSDDPSFQDSDDERQMRAQSDLPPGLPLRAPRKLFSNCRERWRQQNVSGAFAELRRLVPTHPPDKKLSKSEILRVAIRYIGLLCEVLEWQKAHSISTNKENNSLAIKCESPLSPSQNLRRKYKRPYCNDDEGPKPKIFLEGANDFPKFGNEKNEDGSLFRRYQSRVVQNKMEHYRFLRSSYYFPRWRHPLPLRNLTTDRNGNNLLMIAPAQNGTSKPDNGVVKYCNGTADVDKSLDKDKGDNKDGMNRMM
- the LOC125490921 gene encoding uncharacterized protein LOC125490921 isoform X2; translated protein: MEVLVLLPWLFVIITAQDTLYSVDQLLQRGISSGDGVSTYAVDDDDGAIQSNEGLNANLEEQQQKKLQNLGTMFLRMAQAAGLRENKIKRPPYTPTNPHGGPVQMYTVSGGPLLPGQLIVSDFDTRRGEEVDVDTRSGGEVDFDPRRTIIDASSPTEKPKRRPYMKLKLQGYVYRMQG
- the LOC125490921 gene encoding uncharacterized protein LOC125490921 isoform X3; protein product: MEVLVLLPWLFVIITAQDTLYSVDQLLQRGISSGDGVSTYAVDDDDGAIQSNEGLNANLEEQQQKKLQNLGTMFLRHGGPVQMYTVSGGPLLPGQLIVSDFDTRRGEEVDVDTRSGGEVDADTKGELLIDFDPRREIIDASPPTKKPKRRPYMMIKLQGYVYFA